Part of the Salinigranum rubrum genome is shown below.
TCGGTCGCGCTCCGTGTCGGAGAGTTCGTCGCGGGCGACGGCCGACTGGCGGAGGCGGTCGTAGTCGTCGCGGAGTGCGAGGTCACGGACGCGACGGACTCGCGCGACGACCGACTCGTCGGCGAATCGAGCGACGACGGCGACCAACTCCTCGGCGAAGCGCCGGAGTTCGCCGGCCTCCGGCGGCGGCCACCCGACGGTCAACGGCGTCGCGTCGAGGCGCGTGAGGTACGTCTCGTGCGTCGCGGCCTGCGTCCGGAAGCGGCCGGGGTCGTCGACGTAGTGGTCGAGTTTCGACCGCGAGTAGCCGGCGTACTCCAGGAGCGTCGGGAGGGGCTCGGTCCCGAGGGAGGCCTCGTCGAGATACGCACGGAGCGACTCGGGCGGGCGGGCGAAGTCGACGAGCGGGTACGCGGTCGTGGTCGCGATCAGGTCGAGCAGGTCGCGTGCGGGCGCTTCGCGGCGGAACCGGTCGAACGCGTCCGTGACGTCCGCGTTGTATGCCTCGATGGGGTCACGGAGCCGTTCGGTGGGCGCGTCGAGGTCGGCCGCAGCGAGGTCGAGCAGGCGTTCGCGGTGGGCGATCTCCTCGTCGAGGGTCGAGAGCCGCCGTCGGACCGCCTGCCTCGTCTCGCGGAGGTGTTCGTGGGCGGCCTCGCGCTCTTCGAGGGCGTCGACGGCTTCCCGGGCGGGGGCGAGCAGGTCGCGGGCCTGCTCGAAGTGTTTCTCGGAGAGGCGTCGTCGGTCGAGCAGGTCGTTGGCCTCCTCGAACGACTCGCGGGTCGGGAGGTCGTCGGGGAGGTCCTCGACGAGGGTCACGAACCGCTCCTGGAACTCGACGTAGGCGGCGAAGTCGCCGCTGCCCGTCGCGGAGTCCTCGTACGCCGCGAGGAGGTCTGTCGCGTCCCCGTACGCCTCGGCCACCCGGTGGGCCTCGTCTTCGCCGTAATCGTCGATCGCAGCCTCGGCCTGTCGGAGGCGCTCGCGGGCGGCCGCGAGGTCGTCGACAGTGACGTCGGTGGCGGAAACGGTCTCGGCCATCGGTCTCAGTAGACGTCGTCGGGGTCGAACACCTGGTCGCCGACGACGCTACCGTCGGCCCGGCGGTAGAAACACGAGCGGTAGCCAGTGTGGCACGCCCCACCGGACTGGTCGACGAGGTAGAGAAGCGCGTCGCCGTCACAGTCGACGCGAACCTCTCTGAGTTCCTGGGTGTGTCCGCTGGTCGCTCCCTTCTCCCAGAGTTCGTCGCGGCTCCGCGAGTAGTAGTGGGCGCGACCGGTTTCGAGACTCCGAGAGAGCGCCTCGCGCGTCGCGTACGCGAGCATCAACACCTCGCCCGTCTCCGCGTCCTGGGCGACCGCCGGCACGAGGCCATCGTCGCCGAAGTCGAGGTCGACGTCGACCTCGGCACCGACAGCGGCGTCTGCATCACTCATGAACTCAACGAGGAACGTACGGCCGATATGTCTTGTGACGTCCGAGGATTCAAGTGCGGAACGGCGGCCAACCGGGGCGATGCGGTGAGAAGCACCGGTCGACGGACCGCGACGTGACGGCACACCGTCGGCCGCGAGGGAGCGTGCCGTCCGTTCGCCACAGC
Proteins encoded:
- a CDS encoding DUF7118 family protein; the protein is MAETVSATDVTVDDLAAARERLRQAEAAIDDYGEDEAHRVAEAYGDATDLLAAYEDSATGSGDFAAYVEFQERFVTLVEDLPDDLPTRESFEEANDLLDRRRLSEKHFEQARDLLAPAREAVDALEEREAAHEHLRETRQAVRRRLSTLDEEIAHRERLLDLAAADLDAPTERLRDPIEAYNADVTDAFDRFRREAPARDLLDLIATTTAYPLVDFARPPESLRAYLDEASLGTEPLPTLLEYAGYSRSKLDHYVDDPGRFRTQAATHETYLTRLDATPLTVGWPPPEAGELRRFAEELVAVVARFADESVVARVRRVRDLALRDDYDRLRQSAVARDELSDTERDRLASGTVREELDDLRAERDGLRSALDDGGA
- the hisI gene encoding phosphoribosyl-AMP cyclohydrolase, whose translation is MSDADAAVGAEVDVDLDFGDDGLVPAVAQDAETGEVLMLAYATREALSRSLETGRAHYYSRSRDELWEKGATSGHTQELREVRVDCDGDALLYLVDQSGGACHTGYRSCFYRRADGSVVGDQVFDPDDVY